The Deltaproteobacteria bacterium genomic interval AAACCATGGTGGTACCGGAGCTTGCGCATTGGTTAGGCGCGCAAGGCCGATGGCCTTACCACCAACCCGTTCTTCTCCTGCTTCAAAAGCCTGCGACGATTGAACTACACCCATGTAAGACCACTCTCTGTGATAATAGCTGTTGTCAAAATGACATAGCTGAGCAAGAGCGCTACGCCTGAAGCTGCCTCGATTTTATCGGGCAATTCAGAGTTAGGCTCTTTGATAAACTTTAAATAAGGTGAAGCCACCAAAACCGGAATCAAAAGAACAACCCCGTAAAAGGCGACGTGGAGTTCAGGCAAAATGGAATTCATCAAGTAGCACAAGACAAGTGCACCGGTAATCACCAAACTAAATGCCACCATCGGCGCGCCTTTGGTACCAAATATCTTGGTATAGCTGTCGATGGTATCACGCTCATCATCAGGTGCTTTGATTTTCCGAGAGACCTCAAAAGTGAAACCAGAAACAAAAGAAAAGGCTGCCAGCACATACACTACCTGTTCGATGGGTTGACCAGGACTTCCCATCGCCACGACCCAAATCAATCCCATAGGCATAACAACCATGTGCGAAAGAGCATAAAGAAAGAGGCGCTTACTTAACCATTCGCCAATGAAAAACTCTTTAGCCATCAAAGAGCTCCAAATGATGACCACCAACCATCCCGATAAAACAGTCCCAAGAGTCCACCCATCAAGCCACCCTGAAATTAAAGCTTGGCCGGCGATGGCAACAACACACAGGATCTTTAAATCTTTGAGCGTTATCAATCCGCTCTGCAACACTCGCTCTGGATGGTTGTGACAATCGAGTTCGTAATCTTTATGCTCATCAAATACTCGAAGCATGAAGAAGAAACCGTAGTACGCAAGATAAGCAACCAAATCGTTGATGCCCACTTGGATAGGTTGCCCAGCTTCGCTATTGATTAGACGGCTGAATAAAATTGCGGCCGTGAACAACACAAAAGTGAGAATTACATTCGCCAAAGGAAACCGTTCATTTGCCCAGGCAAGAAAACGTTTAATCCACGGATCCGCTCGGGTTAATGTATTCTCACTCATCTAGTCGTCCCCTTTAAAAACCGAGCTTGGACCTAGCTGCTTCATCCGCTAAACTGAAAAAGCGACGAAATAATAGCCGGGTCATCCGGTTGTATAATGTTATTGAGAATTGGACTTGGTTCCAACCAATCCTTACGTTTTTTAGAGAGATAAGCGATGCCGGACTCATCGATTGCAAATGGAAATGTTGTGAATATGGCGCTTCACCATGCTCACGAACATCCAGATAAAATAGCGATTGTCGTACCCACCAAATGGGACGAGGAACGTGTTCTCGAAGAGCAGGTTTACACCTACAAAGAGCTCATGGAGCGTATGCAGACCTTCCGAGCGGGCCTCGAAGCCGAAGGGTTTGAGCCCGGAGACCGCGTGATACTGCTCTTTGCAGTCTCTGCGGACTTTTTCGCGATGATTATGGCCATTTTAGCCAATGGTCTCACCGTCGTCCTAATCGATACGGGGATGGGCACAGAACGCATTAAGTCGGCCATGGAAACAGCCAATGCTAAAGGCATCATCACCATGCACGCACTGCTCAAATACCGGTTCATGATTAAGCAGCTTCGACGCATCCCGAAAAAGTTCTCGGTAGATAAAGCTGGATGGTTCGTAAAGCACGTCGATAAATTAACAGCCTGCGGTGCGACTGTAGCCAAGGCACTTACACGCGGCCCAGAAGACGAAGCTCTCATCACCTTCACATCAGGGAGCACAGGTGCACCGAAAGGCGCGAACCGAACCCATGGTTTTTTAATGGCCCAACACAAAGCATTTCGAGCATCACTGCCCGATTTTGAAGGCCAAATCGAAATTCAGAGCTTTCCGGTAGTTGCGCTGCATAACTTAAGCTGTGGGGCCAGCAGCGTGATGCCCGCGGTAAATTTAGCTACTCCGGCAGCTGTGAACCCTAAAGTTTTATACGATCAGATAACGAGCTGGCACGTAAACAGCATGGGTGCTGCGCCGGCTTTTATGGGGCGTTTGGGAGACTACCTCAAAAAAGAAAATATAACGATCCCAACCATGATTCGCTGCTTTACGGGAGGTGCTCCTGTATCCGTTGATCTCTGTCAGACACTACTCGACTCGTTTCCGAATGTTGAGGGCTATGCCGTCTACGGCTCAACAGAAGCCGAACCCATGGCCAAAGCACTTTTTGAAGATGTGATTAAGTTAGACGGCCAAGGCGATGGTTTTCTGGCCGGCAAAGTTGCCACCGTCTCAGAAATTGTCATCGTCCAATTTCCCGAAGAACCGCCCAAAATCGGGCCGGAAGGTGTAAAACCCCATATTCAACCACAAGGAAGCCTTGGAGAAATCATCGTTCGAGGCGACCACGTTAATCGAGGATACATCGACAACCCACAAGCCAATCTTGAAAACAAGGTTCCAGAACCAGATGGAAGCATTTGGCACCGTACAGGAGATGTCGGCTACTTTGACGTTAATGGTATGCTCTGGCTAACGGGTCGCTTGAAAGACGCAGTAAGCCATTATGGAAAAATGATTCAGCCGTTGCCCATTGAAGCGGAGCTTGATGGGCTCCCGCAAATCTTCAGAAGTGCGATTGTATCTTCACAACGAGCGCCCAACGGACACATCTATGTTCAGCTAATGGAAGGTGAAAACCCCGAGAGCGTCAAAACTGAAATTTTAGAGCGGCTTGCTGCCCGCGGTATGAAAGCCATCGATGTGGAATTCGTCGAGAAAATGGCAGTTGATGGACGTCACAATTCAAAAATTGACCGTCCGACACTGCGCGCCCAATTAGACAAATCTTAAATCAGAGTTCCTTCACATAAAGTCCATACTTACGAAGTTCGGTGGTAATATCAGAAAAGAACCGAGCCGATGGATTGCCTTCACTGATCAGAGCACCTACCCCGTGGGAATAATGCTTGTTCCCTTCCTCAACCAAATGAAGCAGCATCTTATTGTGTAAACCCAGCTTCCGAAATTTGGGCGACACCCCCACTGTCTTCATAAGCAAGCTTTTCGTCTCTAGGCGCTCAAAGTCTATATCAAAGCTAATTTCAGAAAGCGGCTTCGCCTCGGGATGTCCCTGAGCGACCAAGGGACCGTAATCCGGAAAGGTTAAGAAGACACCGGCCAATTCCCCTTCAGGAGAACGCACCATCACCGAGGTTTTTTTACACAAGCGCTTCGCATAAGGCTGTCCACACGCCATTGCAAACAGCTCATAGGGAATGGGCGTATAGCCCAGGTTGTTTCCAAAAATAGCGTCCACCATTTCATAGATTTCAGGCAATGCTTGAAGCATCATCGGCCCATCCATGAGCTCGAATGAATATGCTTCTGCCTCTGGCGCTATTCTGAAACTAGATTTTTTACGCTCCACTTTTTCTGCCGTGGTGCCCATCTCAAGCATTTGAGAAATATATTTCTGAAAGCAGCTGTACCCCAATTGCTCCAATAAAGAAGCATAGTACCCAGGATTATAAGGCTCCCCAGGGAATGCACCTCCAGAAAACGTGTTTAAACGAATACGATAAGAGCTAAAGGTAGAAAAATTAATCGGGCCATATACCTTCTCGGCTCCCATACTTTTGGCCCACGCCTCGAAATCCGAGAATAGTTTCTTGTTAGGAGCCAGCTCATCAAATGATTCCCAAAAACCGAAATACGCAACTTTCACACCATCGATTCTCAGATCAGGGTCATGAAAACCAGCCAAACGTGCCTTACCCGCATCGACGCCAACCCAAGCTTTGCTTTTTAGAAAATATGGATTGTGGCTTGAAAATGAAAAGCCAACGCTTTGAGAGCCTTCTGGATGCCACAGCGGATCATCAGCATACACTTGAAATGGAAGCGTTAAGAATTCATCGGGTAAACTACCATTTGGATCCCACATTATGTTTCCCCTACTTGTCCCAAGCTGGTCTTGCTAATTTTAATATAAGCGGCAGGATAATCACATCAGCGAAAATAGCCGCCAGCGCCGCTATTGTGGTCAACAGACCAAAATAGACAACTGAACTGACACCAGCCAACATTAATACAGGAAAGCCAACCATCAAGAGAACTGTGGTAACCGTAGCCGGCTCACCTGCTCTCTCAAATGTATACTTCAAGCACTCCTCCCAGCTCATTTTCTTACTTTCAGCCTCTCGCCAATAATGAAGAAAATGAACAGTGTCATCGATGGCAACACCAAGAACAATCGCAGCTACTGTAGCTGTACCCAAATCCAGATGAATGCCCAGAAAGCCCATGACACCCATCATCACTACAACGGGAAAGACGTTGGGCACCAGGCTGACAAACGCTAACCGCCAAGAGCGCAACCAGACGAGCATCAACAAGAAGATTAAGAACAATGCTAAGTAGAAGCTCGTGATCTGAGACTGCAATACATAGTCGATAATCGTGATATAGAGCGGCATATATCCCGCTGGCTCCAAGCTGGCGTACTCACCAAAACTCTCTTTGGCGATAGGCTCCAAGTCAGCATAGACTGAAGCAAATCCACTGGCTGTCATCTGAGGCACAATCAACGTTACTCGGCCCAAAGAGGCATCCTGATTTCGAAATGGTGCTAAGATATTATCATGATACTCGGGTTCATTCGTGTCCCACTCGTACCGCTGAAAATCCAAGACCATTCCGAGTTGTGCCGCCATCCCCGAACTCATTGGCTGAGTCAACATCTCAGGCGTTGCACCCAGAACTTCAGACATCCGCCTGTAGATTTTCGTAAGAGAAAAGCCGCTTCGAACAGCTTCAAGTTCCTCAGCTTTTTTCACGAAATCTTCAATACCGTTAAGAATCTCGGGACTGTTTGCTTTGTAACCATCCGACGGCGTCACCACAAACTCAAACGGAGTATAAAGCCCCCAACCAGCCTCTAATGCTCTATGGTCTTGAACAACTCGGCTGGTATCCGGCAAATAACCGATCGAGTCGGTATCGCTCACCACCAAGCTGGCTCCATAGAGGCTCACCAGAGAAACAAATAAAGCCAGGGCCCCAACCAACCTTGTATTATTCACCAATAAAGCTGAGAGCTTATTGAGAAAATTCATGATCCACGGCTGTCTCGATTCACGAACCGAATCAGGCATGTAAAAGAAAACAACTGCCATAAAGACCACCGAAGCAATCAATGCGACCCCAATACCCAAAGCCCCGTAGATACCCAGCTTCCGAATCACATCCATTGGAGAAGTAGCCAGCGCCAGAAATCCGACCATCGTCGTAACCGTGGTAAACAAACACGGAACAAAAACCTGTCCGATGGAAGCTTTAACAATATCAAAACGAGACCGCCCCGATGCGTCTCTTAGCTCACGAGCAAAGGCGGCGGGAAAATGAACAGCATCAGCCAACCCAATCACAATGATAAGGTTAGGTAATACAACCGTTACCGTATTGATTTGATTTCCCAACAATCCATAAATACCCAAGCAGACAACACTTGATAACGTCACCACACCCAATGCGGCCAATACCAGCCGCATACTCCTAAAAACCCACCAGAGCGCTATAAAGAGAAGTAAATAAGACAACGGCACAAACGTTCCAGCATCCGCCTGCGTTTCAACATTCAATCCAGAATAGATAACCCCGATACCACCCATTGGATGGGGTGTGTCTCCAAGAATTTCATCGGCGACATTCCTCACTTGCGCCACAATGGCGTCCCGGCGAACGTCAATCTCACTCACCTCACCCATTTGCACCCAAAGCATGGCACGTTTGCCATCTGGACTTATCAACCGCCCTGTAAAGAGCATGTTATTAACAAGTCGCTCTTCAATGGATTTTAGTTGTTCAGGGTCGGTTGGAATCTCCTCGGGAACAGCTCGTTCAAAGGTAAGCGCACCGTCAATCAAGAAGGAATCATCTAGGGTTACCAAGGAACTTACGCGGTCAACCCCTTGAATGCTCTTAAGGCGCTCGCTCAGTGTCTTGATCTGCTCTAAAGCTTCCTTGGTGAAAATCCCATCAGGTCTTTGAACCTCTAGAAGAATAACTTCATCATTCCCAAAATCGTCCTGGAATGCGTAATACTCCTTGAGTTTCGGATCCGTCTCCAGGAACCAAACCGTCAGTGCGTTATCTGGAACCATGGCAGTTTCAAGACCAGGTGATACAGCACCCGCCACGACCACCAACAAGCCAAAAGCTGCCCAACGAAATTTTAAAAATGTTTCGAGCAAGACTTCCATTCCTCCTGCAAGCACATGCACTTAGGCGTGCATCGCCAAGAAGATGGTAGCGGGTTTCTATGCTGCGAGAAAGAATTGAAAAGAGAGAACATCGAAAAGGCTAGACTACATTTACCTACCTGCAATCAACTAAACGAAATAAACACCATCGCCGCGGCCTTGAGAGCCTAAAGCACTCTTCAGGAAGCTGGTGAGCGTGGCCGTACTGGTCACAGCACCTGGGCCCGCAGGGCTCTCTCGATTAAGGGTCAAACAATACCGGGGACCACCATCGTCTGGGCCAAAGAGCTTCACCTCAGTGATGTGATGCTCCAGGGATGGGTCAGCCACCAAAGAAGCTTGCACCGCGTCAAAGCCAAGCTCACTTGCCATAGCCAGTACTGCCATCGTGTTCACGTTGTTGGGCGCCAAGACGCAGAGCTTTCGTAGAGGACCATTGTAAATCACGCGTTCAGCCGTGGTTTCACTCAGTGGCGGATTCAACACACCACCAAACTTGAGGCTCGACGGATGCTTATGCATTGCAATCGATGCGGCAGCTAGTTTACCCGATTCAACCATACGCAACACTTCTTCAAGCCCCGGCAGCGCTCCGCGAGGAACATAGAGCCCATTCCCGTTGGGTTTGGCCGCAGCCGCCCGGAGAGTCTGCTCAATTTCGAGGGTTGCAAAAGCGGTGGGTGAACCCACCATGTAATCACAAAAATCCAAGAACTGTGTGCCGTACTCTTTTGAGATAGCTGGATGTGCCACTTCAACAATCACATCTGGCTTACGCGAGGCGAAATCACCTAAATTCTCCAGCTGCAATTCGGCAGGAATCGTTCCTTCGAGCGCCGCTTGATTACGGTTCCACACAAAAGCCAGTTCGTAATTTGCGCTGATGGCTTCATCATTGAGTACTGCCTCGGCAATAAACTGTCCCAGCTTGCCAAAGCCAACCAAACCGATTCTTCTTTTTGTGGTCATCATTTCACTCCCGGTTCGCCGGATACCGTTTGAGCCCGGCCGGCGACCCATACTTCAGAGATGGCGTCGTTTGAAAGGCCCAGGCGAACAACAATTTCAGAGGGCTGCGAAATAGCGTATCCCTGCTCAAAAACAAGGCCAGAGCCTGCCTGCGCAGCGCTCACCTGACCATATTGGTACAAGAGACAGCTGAGTGCCGCGGCCGATGTACCCGTAGCTGAATCCTCTTGAATACCCACCACAGGAGCAAAATTTCGACAATGCGCCGTACCGCCAGCGACCGACTCCAGCGAAAACACATAAGTTCCAATGGCACCCACCGAGCGGCTTAGTTTGTCGATGCCGTCTAAATCGGGAACGACACGCTGCAATACATCCAACGACTTCACCGGAACAAAGATTTTATGAAGCCCTGTGGAGGCAATTTGAGCGGGCATTTTTGAGCTATCCATCAGATCTTGAGCTTCCAGACCCAACACTGGCGCAACTGCTTCCGGCGCCAATACTTCGCCAAATGTAGGCGGGTTTTGGGTCATCGCGACCAAGCCATCCTCGCTGACCTCGATTCTCTGCTCTCCGGCAAGCGTTTCCATCGAATAGCTCCCCGGCTCAACGAGCTTACGCTCCAGCAACAAATGATAGGTGGCGATGGTTGCATGCCCGCAAAGATTCACTTCTCGGGTGGGTGTAAAGAACCGAACTCGGTGGTCTGCAGATTCACTCTCACAAACAAAAGCTGTTTCACTGAAACCGGCCTTGGCTGCAATCGAGAGCATTTCAGGAACAGAAAGCCCGCCCGCATCACAGACGACCCCCGCGGCATTGCCACCAGCCCCATCTTTCGTAAATGCTTGAACTTGAAAAAGTATAGTCACACCCGTCTCCACTCAATTTGAGCGGGACTATGACGACATCATCTGGGCATTGTCCAGATCAGAAATGCTTAGAATCAGGTCCAATGGAGCCATTGCTGAGAATTATGCTCGGTATACCAAGCCAGCAGCCTTGAAAGCGTATCCTCATCGTCAAAAATCGATTCATGATAGGGATCCATCCCTTTCACCAGCTCAGACTTCATGACTGTTAATTCCTCGGGATTCACGCCTTCTGTATCAAGGTGAGCAAATGCCGGCGGAAATGAGCGCGCAAGCTCCTGGCAGACCTTTGTATAGGCCTTGAGCCGGGAAATCTCGGCCTTGGTTGGGTCTCCACTAAACGCCCAGAGCATGTCTTCTGGTACGGAAACCATCGCCACACCACAATCCAGTCGCAGCGTAATCGCCAATCCCATTTTCAGACCGGCAAGCTCTCCAATGAAACAGACAGTCACCTGCACGGCATGAAGCCGGTTCGCCGCATCAATCACCGATTCGATATTATCCATCCCCAGAAGCAGCGGCGGGTCGATATCGTCTGGGTCCGGTGACGCAAACACCCGGTCGGGATCCAGCACAAACCCGTTTTCATAAACGGTCGGAATCAATTTAAGTAAGTGCTCTACCCTGAGTTCGCGGTAAGCGAAGCTGCATTCCAACTCAGGACCACCGAGCGGCGGTTTAATCGGTTCAATCTGGCCCATGGCGCCCTCCTGCCAAACATCTAACGCAATTAAAACGGTAGCAAATAAGCCCCCATTTCATGCAAGCTCAATCAACCGAGTACGTCCAGCTCAACATTTCCAACAAAGACGTAAGTAGTTGATTTTGTTAAATTCATGTCCATCTAGGCTCACCGGTACCCAAAAAACGATCAAATCATATGCAAATTGAACTAACCCAAAAGCCATCCTGCCGATAATATAAAGAAGCCAACCAAAGGGTCATAAATGAAAA includes:
- a CDS encoding UbiA family prenyltransferase; the protein is MSENTLTRADPWIKRFLAWANERFPLANVILTFVLFTAAILFSRLINSEAGQPIQVGINDLVAYLAYYGFFFMLRVFDEHKDYELDCHNHPERVLQSGLITLKDLKILCVVAIAGQALISGWLDGWTLGTVLSGWLVVIIWSSLMAKEFFIGEWLSKRLFLYALSHMVVMPMGLIWVVAMGSPGQPIEQVVYVLAAFSFVSGFTFEVSRKIKAPDDERDTIDSYTKIFGTKGAPMVAFSLVITGALVLCYLMNSILPELHVAFYGVVLLIPVLVASPYLKFIKEPNSELPDKIEAASGVALLLSYVILTTAIITESGLTWV
- a CDS encoding AMP-binding protein, with product MPDSSIANGNVVNMALHHAHEHPDKIAIVVPTKWDEERVLEEQVYTYKELMERMQTFRAGLEAEGFEPGDRVILLFAVSADFFAMIMAILANGLTVVLIDTGMGTERIKSAMETANAKGIITMHALLKYRFMIKQLRRIPKKFSVDKAGWFVKHVDKLTACGATVAKALTRGPEDEALITFTSGSTGAPKGANRTHGFLMAQHKAFRASLPDFEGQIEIQSFPVVALHNLSCGASSVMPAVNLATPAAVNPKVLYDQITSWHVNSMGAAPAFMGRLGDYLKKENITIPTMIRCFTGGAPVSVDLCQTLLDSFPNVEGYAVYGSTEAEPMAKALFEDVIKLDGQGDGFLAGKVATVSEIVIVQFPEEPPKIGPEGVKPHIQPQGSLGEIIVRGDHVNRGYIDNPQANLENKVPEPDGSIWHRTGDVGYFDVNGMLWLTGRLKDAVSHYGKMIQPLPIEAELDGLPQIFRSAIVSSQRAPNGHIYVQLMEGENPESVKTEILERLAARGMKAIDVEFVEKMAVDGRHNSKIDRPTLRAQLDKS
- a CDS encoding MMPL family transporter translates to MEVLLETFLKFRWAAFGLLVVVAGAVSPGLETAMVPDNALTVWFLETDPKLKEYYAFQDDFGNDEVILLEVQRPDGIFTKEALEQIKTLSERLKSIQGVDRVSSLVTLDDSFLIDGALTFERAVPEEIPTDPEQLKSIEERLVNNMLFTGRLISPDGKRAMLWVQMGEVSEIDVRRDAIVAQVRNVADEILGDTPHPMGGIGVIYSGLNVETQADAGTFVPLSYLLLFIALWWVFRSMRLVLAALGVVTLSSVVCLGIYGLLGNQINTVTVVLPNLIIVIGLADAVHFPAAFARELRDASGRSRFDIVKASIGQVFVPCLFTTVTTMVGFLALATSPMDVIRKLGIYGALGIGVALIASVVFMAVVFFYMPDSVRESRQPWIMNFLNKLSALLVNNTRLVGALALFVSLVSLYGASLVVSDTDSIGYLPDTSRVVQDHRALEAGWGLYTPFEFVVTPSDGYKANSPEILNGIEDFVKKAEELEAVRSGFSLTKIYRRMSEVLGATPEMLTQPMSSGMAAQLGMVLDFQRYEWDTNEPEYHDNILAPFRNQDASLGRVTLIVPQMTASGFASVYADLEPIAKESFGEYASLEPAGYMPLYITIIDYVLQSQITSFYLALFLIFLLMLVWLRSWRLAFVSLVPNVFPVVVMMGVMGFLGIHLDLGTATVAAIVLGVAIDDTVHFLHYWREAESKKMSWEECLKYTFERAGEPATVTTVLLMVGFPVLMLAGVSSVVYFGLLTTIAALAAIFADVIILPLILKLARPAWDK
- a CDS encoding DUF108 domain-containing protein, with product MTTKRRIGLVGFGKLGQFIAEAVLNDEAISANYELAFVWNRNQAALEGTIPAELQLENLGDFASRKPDVIVEVAHPAISKEYGTQFLDFCDYMVGSPTAFATLEIEQTLRAAAAKPNGNGLYVPRGALPGLEEVLRMVESGKLAAASIAMHKHPSSLKFGGVLNPPLSETTAERVIYNGPLRKLCVLAPNNVNTMAVLAMASELGFDAVQASLVADPSLEHHITEVKLFGPDDGGPRYCLTLNRESPAGPGAVTSTATLTSFLKSALGSQGRGDGVYFV
- a CDS encoding PhzF family phenazine biosynthesis protein, translating into MTILFQVQAFTKDGAGGNAAGVVCDAGGLSVPEMLSIAAKAGFSETAFVCESESADHRVRFFTPTREVNLCGHATIATYHLLLERKLVEPGSYSMETLAGEQRIEVSEDGLVAMTQNPPTFGEVLAPEAVAPVLGLEAQDLMDSSKMPAQIASTGLHKIFVPVKSLDVLQRVVPDLDGIDKLSRSVGAIGTYVFSLESVAGGTAHCRNFAPVVGIQEDSATGTSAAALSCLLYQYGQVSAAQAGSGLVFEQGYAISQPSEIVVRLGLSNDAISEVWVAGRAQTVSGEPGVK